The window GACGATGATGACGCCGGGCTTGGTCTTGGCCAGCGCCTCCTTGCCCAGCAGTCCGGCGGTCTCCGGGGTCTTCGGCAGGTGCACGGAGATGAAGTCGGCCCGGGGCAGCAGCTCGTCGAGGGACAGCAGTTCGATCCCGAGCTGGGCGGCGCGGGCCGGCGGGACGTAGGGGTCGTAGGCGATCACGTGGGTCCCGAAGGCGGCCAGCCTCTGCGCGACGAGCTGCCCGATGCGGCCGAGGCCGACGACGCCGACGGTCTTGCCGAAGATCTCGGTGCCGTTGAACGACGAGCGCTTCCAGGTGCGCTCGCGCAGGGTGGCGTCGGCGGCCGGGATCTGCCGGGCGGCGGCCAGCATCAGTGCCAGGGCATGCTCGGCGGCGCTGTGGATGTTGGACGTCGGGGCGTTGACCACGAGGACACCGGCGGCGGTGGCGGCATCGACGTCGACGTTGTCCAGACCCACCCCGGCGCGGGCGACGATCTTCAGCCTGGGCGCGGCGGCGATCACCTCGGCATCGACCGTGGTCGCCGAGCGCACCAGCAGGGCGTCGGCGTCGGCTACCGCTGCCAGCAGTTTCGGGCGGTCCGGGCCGTCGACCCAGCGCACCTCCACGGCGTCGCCCAGGGCTGCGACGGTCGACTCGGCGAGTTTGTCGGCGATCAAGACTACGGGCAGATTCACGCCGGTCAGCCTAGCGTGGCGACGATGCCGCCCCGCAGGAGGAGCCCTGCCATCAGGCCGGTATGTGCCGCCACGCGTACGACCATCGCCTGCGGTGAGGTGTACTGGAGGCGTGGACGTCACCATCGTCGGCAGCGGTCCCAACGGGTTGGCGGCCGCGTCCGTCTGCGCACGAGCCGGACTGGCCGTGCAGGTTCTGGAGGCCCAGCCCACTCTCGGTGGCGGGGCGCGCACCGCGGCCGACCCCGAGTTCAGCGGCGTGCGGCACGACATCTGCTCGGCGATTCACCCGCTGGCGCTCGCGTCACCGTTCTTCGCAGAGTTCGACCTGGCCGCCCGCGGGGTCGGCTTGGTGGTGCCGGAGATCTCCTACGCCAACCCGCTGCCCGGCCGGCCGGCCGCGATCGCCTACCAGGATCTCGAGCGCACCTGCGCCGGCCTGCAGCAGGGCGCCTCGTGGCGAAGCCTGCTCGGCCCGCTGGCGCGCAACGCCGACGACGTGGTCGGTCTCCTTCTGGGTGACAAGCGTTCGGTGCGCGCCGACATCCCCGCCGCCGTGCAACTGGGCCTGCGAATGTTGCGCCAAGGCACACCGGCCTGGGGTTCCCTGGCGGGCGAAGATGCCCGGGCATTGTTCACCGGTGTTGCGGCACACACTATTTCGCGAATGCCGTCGTTCGTAGCGGCCGGTGCGGGGTTGATGCTGGCGACGCTGGCACACACGGTCGGCTGGCCGGTGCCGGTCGGCGGTAGCCAGGCCATCGCCGAGGCGATGATCGAGGATCTTCGGGCCCACGGCGGCGTCCTGCACACCGACACCGAGGTGCGCACCCCGCCGGCCGGGGTGGTTCTCTACGACACCGCACCCACTGCACTGCTCGGCATCTACGGCGACCGCCTGCCGGCGACCTATGCAAAGCTGCTGCAGCGCTACACCTTCGGACCCGGTGTGGCCAAGGTGGACTTCGTGCTCTCCGACGAGATTCCGTGGGCCGATTCCCGTTTGGCCACCGCCGCGACATTCCACCTTGGCGGCACCCGCGCGCAGATGGCACACGCAGAGAGGGAGATCGCCTCGGGCCGCCACGCGCAATGGCCGATGGCGCTGGGGGCCACGCCCTACACCGCCGACCCGAATCGTATTGACGCCCAAGGGCACCGGCCGTTCTGGACCTACGCCCACGTGCCGGCCGGCTCGACGCTGGACCAGACCCAGGCCATCACCGCGATCATGGAGCGCTTCGCCCCCGGCTTCTCCGACATCGTCGTCGCGGCCCGCAGCGTCCCGGCCGCACACCTGTCGGATCACAACGCCAACTACGTCGGCGGCGACATCGGGGTGGGTGGAAACTCGGTGGTGCGCGCCCTGCTCGGACCGACGCCGCGCGTCAACCCGTGGTCGACGCCCATCCCCAAAGCCTACCTGTGCTCGTCGGCGACCCCGCCCGGCGGCGGCGTGCACGGGATGGCCGGGTATTACGCCGCCCGCACGGTGCTCAAACGCGAATTCGGCCTGGAGGTACCGTCACTGCGCCCGTGATTTCGGCGCGCTTGTCAACGCTGAGCGACGAAAAGCGCGCCGAAACCCGCTACGCCGTTTCGGTGATGGGGCGGTCCACCCAGCTCATCAGGTCGCGCAGCTTCTTGCCGGTGACCTCGATCGGGTGCTCGGCGTTCTTCTTGCGCAGCGCTTCGAGCTCCTTGTTGCCGCCCTCGACGTTGGCGACCAGACGCTTGACGAAGGTGCCGTCCTGGATCTCGGCCAGGATCTGGCGCATCCGTTCCTTGGTGTCGGCGTCGATGACGCGCGGGCCCGACAGGTAGCCGCCGAACTCCGCGGTGTCGGACACCGAGTAGTTCATCCGGGCGATGCCGCCTTCATACATCAAGTCCACGATCAGCTTGAGCTCGTGCAGCACCTCGAAGTAGGCCAGCTCCGGGGCATAGCCCGCCTCGACCATCACCTCGAAGCCGGTCTTGACGAGTTCCTCGGTGCCACCGCACAACACAGCCTGCTCACCGAACAGGTCGGTCTCGGTCTCGTCCTTGAAGGTGGTCTTGATGACGCCGGCACGGGTGCCGCCGATGCCCTTGGCATAGGACAGCGCCAGCGCCAGGCCCTCGCCGGTCGGGTCCTGCTCGACGGCGACCAGGCAGGGCACACCCTTGCCGTCGACGAACTGGCGGCGCACCAGGTGGCCAGGGCCCTTGGGGGCGACCATGCCGATGGTGACGTCGGCCGGCGGCTTGATCAGACCGAAGTGGATGTTCAAACCGTGGCCGAAGAACAGCGCATCGCCGGCCTTGAGGTTCGGCTCGATGTCGTTCTTGAAGATCTCGGCCTGCGCGGTGTCGGGCGCCAGCAGCATGATGACGTCGGCCCACTTGGCGACCTCGGCGGGGGTGTCGACCTCGAGGCCCTGCTCGGTGACCTTCGCCCGCGACTTCGAGTCCTCTTGGAGGCCCACCTTCACCTGCACACCGGAGTCACGCAGGCTGAGCGAATGCGCATGACCCTGGCTGCCGTAACCGATCACACCGACCTTGCGGCCCTGGATGATCGACAGGTCGGCATCGTCGTCGTAGAACATCTCAACTGACACGGTTGAACTTTCCTTCTGTTGTTTCTTCTGTTTCTTCTGTGGGGTCGGTTACTTGCTGGTCGTCATTCCGCGCGGCCCACGCGACAGTGACACCACGCCGGACTGCACGATCTCACGGATGCCGTAGGGCTCGAGCACCCGCAGCAGCGCTTCGAGCTTCTCCGGGGTTCCGGTGGCCTCGACGGTCAGCGACTCGGTCGACACGTCGATGACCTTCGCGCGGAACAGGTTGACCGCTTCGATCACCTGACTGCGCGTGCCGGCGTCGGCGCGGACCTTGATCAGTGCCAGCTCGCGGGCCACCGAGTTCTCCGCGTCCTGCTCGACGATCTTGATCACATTGATCAGCTTGTTGAGCTGCTTGGTGATCTGCTCCAGCGGGGTCTCCTCGGCGGTGACCACGATGGTCATCCGCGACATGTTCTTCTGCTCGGTGGCACCGACTGCCAGCGACTGGATGTTGAAACCGCGCCGGGAGAACAGTGCGGCCACGCGGGCCAGCACACCGGGCTTGTCTTCGACGAGCACCGAAAGCGTATGCGTGACACTGGTTCCCATCAGGCACGCCCCTCTTCGTTGTCGTCGAACAGCGGACGGATGTTGCGGGCGGCCATGATCTCGTCGTTGCCGGTGCCCGCGGCAACCATCGGCCACACCTGGGCGTCGGCGCCGACGATGAAGTCGATCACCACCGGCCGGTCGTTGATGGCGCGGGCCTGGTTGATGACGTCGACGACGTCTTCCTCACGCTCGCAACGCAATCCGACGCAACCCAGCGCCTCGGCCAGCTTGACGAAGTCCGGAATGCGATGGCTGTGGGTGGACAGGTCGGTGTTGCTGTAGCGCTCGCCGTAGAACAGCGTCTGCCACTGCCGCACCATGCCCAGGTTGCCGTTGTTGATCAAGGCCACCTTGATCGGCACTCCCTCGATGGCGCAGGTGGCCAGCTCCTGGTTGGTCATCTGGAAGCACCCGTCGCCGTCGATGGCCCACACCTCGGCCTCGGGCCGGGCCATCTTGGCGCCCATGGCCGCCGGGACGGCGTAGCCCATGGTGCCCAGACCGCCGGAGTTCAGCCACGTCCGCGGGTTCTCGTAGGAGATGAACTGCGCGGCCCACATCTGATGCTGGCCCACACCGGCGACGTAGATGGCGTCCGGTCCGGCGATCTTGCCGAGTTGCTCGATGACGTACTCCGGGCTGAGGCTGCCGTCGCTCTGCGGCCCGTAGCTCAGCGGGTAGGTGGCGCGGATCCCCGACAGGTACTCCCACCAGTTGTCCAGATCGCCCTTGGGAGCACCGGTCTTGCGCAATGCCTCGATCAGATCGGTGATCGCCAGCTTGACGTCACCGACGATCGGGACGTCGGCGTTGCGGTTCTTGCCGATCTCGGCCGGGTCGATGTCGACGTGGATCACCTTGGCCTCCGGGGCGAAGGAGTCCAGCTTGCCCGTCACCCGGTCGTCGAACCGGGCCCCCAGAGCGATGATCAGGTCGCTCCTTTGCAGCGCGGCCACCGCGGCCACGGTACCGTGCATGCCGGGCATGCCCAGGTTCTGCGGGTGGCTGTCCGGGAAGGCGCCGCGAGCCATCAGCGTGGTGACCACCGGGATGCCGGTCAGCTCGGCCAGATCCAGCAGTTCGGCGGTGGCCTCGCCGCGGATTACACCGCCGCCGACGTAGAGCACCGGCTTGCGGGCGGCGGCGACGAGCCGGGCCGCTTCACGGATCTGACGGCTGTGCGGTTTGGTGTTGGGCTTGTAGCCGGGCAGGTCCATCTGCGGCGGCCAGGCGAACGTGCACTGGCCCTGCAGCACATCCTTGGGGATGTCGACCAGCACCGCGCCGGGGCGTCCGGTGGCGGCGATGTGGAACGCCTCGGCGATCACCCGCGGGATGTCGTCTCCGGTGCGCACCAGGAAGTTGTGCTTGGTGATCGGCATCGTGATGCCCGAGATGTCGGCTTCCTGGAAGGCGTCGGTGCCGATGAGACTGCGACCGACCTGTCCGGTGATGGCGACCACCGGGATGGAGTCCATCTGGGCGTCGGCCAGCGGCGTGACCAGGTTGGTGGCGCCGGGACCCGAGGTAGCCATCATGACGCCGACCTTGCCGGTGGCGTGGGCGTAGCCGCTGGCTGCATGGCCGGCACCCTGCTCGTGGCGAACCAGGACGTGGCGCAGCTTCTGCGAGTCGAACAGCGGGTCGTAGACCGGCAGCACCGCGCCGCCGGGGATGCCGAAGATGGTGTCGACGCCGAGTTCCTCCAGCGACCGCACCACCGATTCCGCGCCGGTGAGCTGATAGGGGGCGATGCGTTTCGGCGCGGGTGCGCCCGCTTTCGGGGCGGCCTTACCGGTGGTCTGCGCTGCGGCATCGGCGCCGTTGGCGGGTGCGGCCGCCGATGGCTCGGGTGCTCGAGTGGTCGGTGCGCTCACGTTGTCCTCGATGTCCTCGTGTCGTTTCCTCAGGGCAAGAAAAAACCCCCGTCAGCGTCGGCGGCTGTACGAGGGTTGCGCGCTGGTGCGAGTGGCTATGCCCGGCTCGGGGCAAGCGCGGCACCAACGCGCTGGCCAATTACTACGAGCAGTCCACCGAACTTCATAGGGCGACGGTAGCCTCTGCACTGGTCAGACGTCAAATCCCGGTCCGGTGGCCGGTGATGGGATGATGCTGTCATGCCTTCCGGTTTCGTCCCCGCCCCGTCCTCGGCCACATCTGCGCCCGTGGTGATCAGGATGTCGCCGATGGCGCACTTCGCCGCCGGTTTCGTGGCGCTGGGCCTACTGGCTCTGGTGCCGGCGTTCCCGACGTGGGGCGTGACGCTGCTAGCGATCCCGGTCCTGTTGTCGGTGGCGATCGTGCGGCTGCGCACGGTGGCGGATCGAGACACCGTCACCGCCCGCACCGTGCTGGGTACCCGCACAGTGCGATGGGACGAGATCAAGGGACTGCAGTTCGCCAAGAGTGCCTGGGCTCGGGCCAAGCTGCGCGACGGGTCCGAACTGCTGCTCCCCGCGGTGACGTTCGCGACGCTGCCGCTGCTGACCGCGGCCAGCGGCGGACGGGTGCCCAACCCTTACGAGTGAGTCGTCAGGACAGCGGGTTGTTGCCGTGCAGGAACACCCACGCAGCCACGCCGGCTCCGATGCCGAGCACCAGCGCGATGAAGGATCCGATGAACGGCCTGCGGGCCCACCCACGGCCGGCATCGAACCCGTAGCGGCCAGGGCCGACCAGGATGATCGAGGCCGCCGCCGCGATGAGCACCACCAGGTACTCCATGCCATCGGCGCCGAACACCGACAGGTAGCCGTCGTGGCGCTGAGCGGAGATCACCGTCAGCAGGCTGTTGACCAGATATGCCACCGCACCGGCGGCCGCGATCGGGGTGAACAGGCCAAGCACGAGCAGCACGCCGACGACGATCTGGGCACCGGCCCCGACGTAGGTGAGCACGCCGGCGTGCTGGTAGCCGGCGTCGGCCAGTGCCGTTTTGAATCCGTCGATGCCCTGACCACCCCACCAGCCGAACGCCTTCTGCAGGCCGTGGGCGATGAACAGCACACCGATGATCACCCGCAGCAGCAGCAGTCCCAGGTCCTGGGTGCCGCGGCGGCCGGCGGCCTTGGCGCGTTCTTCGGCGCCGACGGGCCCGATCTCCGTCGGACCTGCGGCAGTGATCGAGGCCGGTTCGGCGTGCGGCTGCACATACGGCAGCGGCTCGGGGTCGTGCAGCAGCCCGTAGCCGGTTGACGGTGCGGGGGCTGAACTGCCGAATCCGGAGTTGTAGGGCGGGATCTTGGTGGTCTCGAAGTCCCCGCCATATGTGGACGACGGGAGATCGTCTTCCGGGTCGACCAGCCGGGCCGACGCCGGTAGATCCGAGGAGTCGTCGGGTCGCTGCCAGCGTGAATCGGGGCCTTGACTCGTCACGAAAGTCAGCGTAGGGGCAACTCGGCACAAATCGGGGATTTGAGCGGCACTTCTACCGGCCAAAATTCCCTGCGTCGGGCACCCGGGCGGCGGCAACGACACGCCGTCGTGGCGAACATCGGGGCTGTATCCGTAACCTGGCGGGCATGCGAGTGCACCGGCCGGTCCGTGGGGTGCTGGCTTTGCTGTGCGCTGCTGCGCTGGTTGCAGGGTCTTCCGCGGGCTGTGCGAAGTTCAACAACTCCATTTCGCAGCCGTTCACCACCGAGCCTGAACTGGCCCCGGGCCCGTCCTCGACGCCCCGCCTCCCCGCCGCTGCCGCCCAAGCCGTTCCCGAAGGCCTGCCCGGCGCCCGGCGTGATGCAGGGCTGCCTGGACAGCGTCAGCGGTCTGATCATGGGTCCGGACAGCAAGACCGCACTGGTGGCCGAGCGCACGACAGGCGCGGTGAAGGAGGTGTCGGTCAGCGCCGAGCCGAAGGTCAAGACCGTCATCCCGGTCGACCCCAGTGGTGACGGCGGACTGCTGGACATCGTCCAGTCCCCCACCTACTCGCAGGACCGGCTGATGTACGCCTACATCAGCACCCCGACCGACAATCGGGTGATCCGGGTGGCCGACGGCGACATTCCCAAGGAGATCCTGGCCGGCATCCCCAAGGGCGCCACCGGCAACACCGGTTCCTTGATCTTCACCAGCCCGACCACGCTGGTGGTGCAGACTGGCGACGCCGGCAACCCCGCTCTGGCCGCTGATCCGAACTCGTTGGCGGGCAAGGTGATTCGCATCGAGCAACCAACGACGGTCAACCAGGCCCCGCCGACCACCGCGCTGTCCGGGATGGGCTCTGGCGGCGGCATGTGCATCGACCCGACCGACAAGTCGCTCTACATCACCGACCGCACCCCCGCCGGAGACCGCCTGCAGCGCATCGGCCCGGATGCCAAGGCGACCACGGTGTGGACGTGGCCGAACCGGCCCGGCGTGGCCGGGTGCGCGGCCTTGGACGGCACGATTCTGGTGAACCTGGTCGACACGAAGCAAACTGTGGCGGTGCGACTGGCGCAGGGCACCGGCGCGGTCACCGGCGAGCCGGAGGTCGTGCGTCAGGACACTCACGGCCATGCTTGGCCCCTGCAGGTGTCACCGGACGGAAACATCTGGGGTGCAACGATCAACCGCACGGCCGGCGATGCCGAGAAGCTCGATGACGTGGTCTTCCCGCTGTTCCCGCAGGGCGGCGGCTTCCCGCGCAGCAACGCCGACAACACCTGAGCACTCGCGTTCGTCAGCAGGATCCACCGGCAGAGCCGTCATGCGATCAGGCCCGCCAGACCGGGATCGAACGAGGCCCGCGCGGTCACCGAAGCCGCGGTCGCCGACACCACCAGTGCCGCATCGCCTTCGTGACCCTTTGGGAAGACGATCTCCGCGCTGTCGGGATCCTCCCGGTGTGCCATCAGCCAGTCGTAGAGCAGCCAGTCCACCGCGCACGTCACCGCCAACGGGTCGGCGTCGGCCGCTCGCGCCGAGGACACCACCGCCTGCAGTGCGTCGCGATGTTCCTTGCGGGCGGCGTCCTTGTTGACTCCCGAGCTGTCGAACAACAGCATCGACAACGTCAACGGAAAGCGTTGTCCCGCTTCGGTTCGCACCACCCAGCGGCCGCCCTTCCACGGCTTGTCCGGGTCGATCTGGTGGAACTCTCCGAATCCGCCGATCACCCCGATCGTGGGGTCGTCGAGTTCACCGTCGAACGGCGCGGGCCCGAGCAGACCCAGGGGTTGGCGCGCGCGAATGGAGAACAGCACGGCGGTGCCGATGATCTTGCCGGCCCGAAGGTCGGCGCTCAGACCGGTCTTCTCCAAAGCGGCAGCATATTCGAAGCACAACCGGTCCAGGGTGCGGTGCAACTCCACCAGGTCGTCGCGCTCGGCGGCATCCGCCGGCGGCCGGCCACCGCCGAGCACCTCCCCGAACCTCTTGGCCGCGATGATGAGCGCGTCGTCGAGAGCTTCCAGATGAGTTGCCACCAACCGATCAGGCTCGTCGTCGCCCACCAAAGCCTGCAACGAGGTCGGGGCCCCGGAAGACGAAGCCCAGTAGAAGCCGATCTGGCCGTCGCTCTGAACGATCCGGGGTCTCATGGGCTACCCACGCTCATCGCCGCCGCCAGACCATCACCCGGTTGTTGCCCGAATCGGCGACCGCCAGCGTGTCGGCCCGCAAGGACAGCCCGTACGGCCAGCA is drawn from Candidatus Mycolicibacterium alkanivorans and contains these coding sequences:
- a CDS encoding phytoene desaturase family protein → MDVTIVGSGPNGLAAASVCARAGLAVQVLEAQPTLGGGARTAADPEFSGVRHDICSAIHPLALASPFFAEFDLAARGVGLVVPEISYANPLPGRPAAIAYQDLERTCAGLQQGASWRSLLGPLARNADDVVGLLLGDKRSVRADIPAAVQLGLRMLRQGTPAWGSLAGEDARALFTGVAAHTISRMPSFVAAGAGLMLATLAHTVGWPVPVGGSQAIAEAMIEDLRAHGGVLHTDTEVRTPPAGVVLYDTAPTALLGIYGDRLPATYAKLLQRYTFGPGVAKVDFVLSDEIPWADSRLATAATFHLGGTRAQMAHAEREIASGRHAQWPMALGATPYTADPNRIDAQGHRPFWTYAHVPAGSTLDQTQAITAIMERFAPGFSDIVVAARSVPAAHLSDHNANYVGGDIGVGGNSVVRALLGPTPRVNPWSTPIPKAYLCSSATPPGGGVHGMAGYYAARTVLKREFGLEVPSLRP
- the ilvC gene encoding ketol-acid reductoisomerase, whose product is MFYDDDADLSIIQGRKVGVIGYGSQGHAHSLSLRDSGVQVKVGLQEDSKSRAKVTEQGLEVDTPAEVAKWADVIMLLAPDTAQAEIFKNDIEPNLKAGDALFFGHGLNIHFGLIKPPADVTIGMVAPKGPGHLVRRQFVDGKGVPCLVAVEQDPTGEGLALALSYAKGIGGTRAGVIKTTFKDETETDLFGEQAVLCGGTEELVKTGFEVMVEAGYAPELAYFEVLHELKLIVDLMYEGGIARMNYSVSDTAEFGGYLSGPRVIDADTKERMRQILAEIQDGTFVKRLVANVEGGNKELEALRKKNAEHPIEVTGKKLRDLMSWVDRPITETA
- the ilvN gene encoding acetolactate synthase small subunit, giving the protein MGTSVTHTLSVLVEDKPGVLARVAALFSRRGFNIQSLAVGATEQKNMSRMTIVVTAEETPLEQITKQLNKLINVIKIVEQDAENSVARELALIKVRADAGTRSQVIEAVNLFRAKVIDVSTESLTVEATGTPEKLEALLRVLEPYGIREIVQSGVVSLSRGPRGMTTSK
- a CDS encoding acetolactate synthase large subunit; translated protein: MSAPTTRAPEPSAAAPANGADAAAQTTGKAAPKAGAPAPKRIAPYQLTGAESVVRSLEELGVDTIFGIPGGAVLPVYDPLFDSQKLRHVLVRHEQGAGHAASGYAHATGKVGVMMATSGPGATNLVTPLADAQMDSIPVVAITGQVGRSLIGTDAFQEADISGITMPITKHNFLVRTGDDIPRVIAEAFHIAATGRPGAVLVDIPKDVLQGQCTFAWPPQMDLPGYKPNTKPHSRQIREAARLVAAARKPVLYVGGGVIRGEATAELLDLAELTGIPVVTTLMARGAFPDSHPQNLGMPGMHGTVAAVAALQRSDLIIALGARFDDRVTGKLDSFAPEAKVIHVDIDPAEIGKNRNADVPIVGDVKLAITDLIEALRKTGAPKGDLDNWWEYLSGIRATYPLSYGPQSDGSLSPEYVIEQLGKIAGPDAIYVAGVGQHQMWAAQFISYENPRTWLNSGGLGTMGYAVPAAMGAKMARPEAEVWAIDGDGCFQMTNQELATCAIEGVPIKVALINNGNLGMVRQWQTLFYGERYSNTDLSTHSHRIPDFVKLAEALGCVGLRCEREEDVVDVINQARAINDRPVVIDFIVGADAQVWPMVAAGTGNDEIMAARNIRPLFDDNEEGRA
- a CDS encoding PH domain-containing protein, with translation MPSGFVPAPSSATSAPVVIRMSPMAHFAAGFVALGLLALVPAFPTWGVTLLAIPVLLSVAIVRLRTVADRDTVTARTVLGTRTVRWDEIKGLQFAKSAWARAKLRDGSELLLPAVTFATLPLLTAASGGRVPNPYE
- a CDS encoding DoxX family protein — translated: MTSQGPDSRWQRPDDSSDLPASARLVDPEDDLPSSTYGGDFETTKIPPYNSGFGSSAPAPSTGYGLLHDPEPLPYVQPHAEPASITAAGPTEIGPVGAEERAKAAGRRGTQDLGLLLLRVIIGVLFIAHGLQKAFGWWGGQGIDGFKTALADAGYQHAGVLTYVGAGAQIVVGVLLVLGLFTPIAAAGAVAYLVNSLLTVISAQRHDGYLSVFGADGMEYLVVLIAAAASIILVGPGRYGFDAGRGWARRPFIGSFIALVLGIGAGVAAWVFLHGNNPLS